The following proteins come from a genomic window of Synechococcus sp. NB0720_010:
- a CDS encoding YbaB/EbfC family nucleoid-associated protein — MAGFGLPNFGQLTEAFKKAQQIQQDAAKLQEELDAMEIEGQSSCGRASVWLSGNQQPLKVRLDPALLAEGASTTENATLEALRSAYDNSTGTMKERMEELTGGLNLNLPGMG; from the coding sequence ATGGCCGGTTTCGGTCTCCCCAATTTCGGCCAGCTCACCGAAGCCTTCAAGAAGGCCCAGCAGATCCAACAGGACGCCGCCAAGCTCCAGGAGGAGCTGGATGCGATGGAAATCGAGGGGCAAAGCAGCTGCGGCCGGGCCAGCGTTTGGCTCTCGGGTAACCAGCAACCCCTGAAGGTCCGCCTCGACCCTGCCCTGCTCGCCGAGGGCGCCTCCACAACAGAAAACGCCACCCTCGAGGCCCTGCGCTCGGCCTACGACAACTCCACCGGGACCATGAAAGAGCGGATGGAAGAGCTCACCGGCGGGCTCAACCTGAACCTGCCCGGCATGGGCTAG
- the murB gene encoding UDP-N-acetylmuramate dehydrogenase, with amino-acid sequence MALSLPLGLRSAVALTDYTTWKVGGAADYFAEPESTDELLALLRWAAAQGCIQRVIGAGSNLLVSDQGLEGLTLCTRHLQGADLEASSGLIEAQAGEPIPTLARRAARAGLSGLEWAVGIPGTVGGAAVMNAGAQGGCTADILESVTVVDPEQPSQTHTIPAAALDFDYRHSRLQAEPLVVLSARFRLSPGHDPRSVSQRTSANLHSRTSTQPYQQPSCGSVFRNPEPQKAGQLIEALGLKGFSLGGAQISPIHANFIVNTGSASAGEIDQLIALVQQRVLEQRSIALHTEVKRLGRFEDLALAA; translated from the coding sequence ATGGCCCTCTCCCTCCCTCTAGGGCTGCGTTCGGCGGTTGCTCTGACCGACTACACCACCTGGAAAGTGGGGGGAGCGGCCGATTACTTCGCCGAACCGGAATCAACGGACGAACTACTGGCGCTGCTGCGTTGGGCTGCCGCCCAGGGCTGCATCCAGCGGGTCATTGGAGCAGGCTCCAACCTGCTGGTCAGCGATCAAGGACTGGAGGGACTCACCCTTTGCACCCGCCACCTCCAAGGGGCTGACCTGGAGGCCAGCAGCGGCCTGATCGAAGCCCAGGCGGGAGAACCGATTCCCACCCTGGCGCGGCGAGCGGCCCGGGCCGGGCTCTCGGGCCTGGAGTGGGCCGTGGGCATCCCAGGAACGGTGGGGGGCGCGGCGGTGATGAATGCAGGCGCCCAAGGGGGCTGCACCGCCGACATCCTCGAGAGCGTCACGGTGGTGGACCCGGAGCAGCCCAGCCAGACCCACACCATCCCTGCCGCAGCACTGGACTTTGACTACCGCCATAGCCGCCTTCAAGCGGAACCCCTGGTGGTCCTCTCAGCTCGCTTTCGCCTCTCCCCCGGCCACGATCCCCGCAGCGTCAGCCAGCGCACCAGCGCCAACCTCCACAGCAGAACCAGCACTCAGCCCTACCAGCAACCCAGCTGCGGCAGCGTCTTTCGCAACCCCGAACCGCAAAAAGCCGGACAACTCATCGAAGCCCTCGGCCTCAAGGGATTCAGCCTGGGGGGCGCCCAGATCTCCCCGATCCACGCCAACTTCATCGTCAACACCGGCAGCGCCAGCGCCGGGGAGATTGACCAACTCATTGCCCTGGTCCAACAGCGGGTGCTGGAGCAGCGCAGCATCGCCCTCCACACCGAGGTGAAACGGCTGGGACGCTTCGAAGACCTCGCCCTGGCGGCGTAG
- the murC gene encoding UDP-N-acetylmuramate--L-alanine ligase, whose product MSAIAGILADRGHSISGSDPRDNAVLQNLRSRGVRVFREQSPATIDAIRSGTSCPPAVVVSSAVPANNPELLEAERAGLKVWHRSDVLAALIAAQPSISVAGSHGKTTTSTLVASLLHATNHDPTAVIGGVVPAFASNGRNGDGPLLVAEADESDGSLVKFQSWLGVITNLELDHTDHYSDLASLITTLQRFAKGSEQLLANRDCPVLREHFQAHHWWSIQSSEGVDFAAIADELDGDGTLATFYEHGEALGQFRLPLPGLHNLSNATAAMAACRLHGVSFAELQRAVEGLQAPGRRFDYRGNWCGRQVVDDYAHHPSEVQATLAMARLMVSSGRSPLPEAPQRLLAVFQPHRYSRTAEFLSDFAQALSQADAVLIAPLYAAGEAPIPGISSAALASEIQRIAPGLPVSAFDDLETLTDAIGQTSQAGDLVLAMGAGDVNSLWSRLEGRSDPAAALPLVA is encoded by the coding sequence ATGTCTGCCATCGCCGGGATCCTGGCGGACCGCGGCCACAGCATCAGCGGCTCCGACCCCAGGGACAACGCCGTGCTGCAGAACCTGCGCAGCCGCGGTGTCCGGGTGTTTCGCGAGCAAAGCCCAGCCACCATCGACGCCATTCGCAGCGGCACCTCCTGCCCGCCAGCCGTCGTCGTCAGCTCTGCTGTGCCGGCGAACAACCCCGAATTATTAGAAGCCGAGCGCGCCGGGCTGAAGGTCTGGCACCGCTCAGATGTCCTGGCGGCTTTGATTGCCGCCCAGCCCTCGATCTCCGTGGCTGGCAGCCACGGCAAGACCACCACCAGCACCCTGGTGGCCAGCCTGCTGCACGCCACCAACCACGACCCCACGGCCGTCATTGGTGGGGTGGTGCCGGCCTTCGCCAGCAACGGCCGCAATGGCGATGGCCCCTTGTTGGTGGCTGAAGCGGATGAGTCGGATGGCTCCCTGGTGAAGTTCCAGTCCTGGCTTGGTGTAATCACCAACCTCGAGCTGGATCACACCGACCACTACAGCGACCTGGCCTCCCTGATCACCACCCTGCAGCGCTTCGCCAAAGGCAGCGAACAGCTACTGGCCAACCGCGACTGTCCTGTGCTGCGGGAACACTTTCAAGCCCACCACTGGTGGTCCATCCAAAGCAGCGAAGGGGTGGACTTCGCTGCCATCGCCGATGAGCTCGATGGCGACGGCACCCTGGCCACCTTCTATGAGCATGGAGAGGCCCTTGGGCAATTCCGGCTGCCCTTGCCCGGGCTCCACAACCTGAGCAATGCCACGGCCGCCATGGCCGCCTGCCGTCTCCATGGCGTCTCCTTTGCCGAGCTGCAACGGGCCGTGGAGGGTCTCCAGGCCCCTGGACGCCGTTTCGACTACCGGGGTAATTGGTGCGGCCGCCAGGTGGTCGACGACTACGCCCATCACCCCAGCGAGGTGCAGGCCACCTTGGCGATGGCCCGCCTGATGGTCAGCAGTGGGCGCAGCCCCTTGCCAGAGGCGCCCCAACGGCTCCTAGCCGTCTTTCAGCCGCACCGTTACAGCCGGACGGCGGAGTTCCTCAGCGATTTCGCCCAGGCCCTGAGCCAGGCCGATGCCGTGCTGATCGCCCCCCTCTATGCGGCTGGCGAAGCGCCGATCCCAGGGATCTCCAGCGCGGCCCTCGCTTCTGAAATCCAGCGGATTGCCCCCGGGCTACCCGTCAGCGCCTTCGATGACTTGGAGACCCTGACGGATGCCATCGGCCAAACCAGCCAAGCGGGCGACTTGGTACTGGCCATGGGTGCCGGTGATGTCAACAGCCTCTGGAGTCGCCTGGAAGGCCGCAGCGATCCCGCCGCCGCCCTTCCCCTTGTGGCCTAG